The following proteins come from a genomic window of Henningerozyma blattae CBS 6284 chromosome 4, complete genome:
- the SWF1 gene encoding palmitoyltransferase SWF1 (similar to Saccharomyces cerevisiae SWF1 (YDR126W); ancestral locus Anc_8.286) — MGFGTFLVVLVILQILILFISPFFKNTPFISIYYKYAYEPVVQDNKKYRWKFHIVPIFYITLFIYLVINFYAKVEPLIHDKLTYFERFFFIPISIISTPFFGIITMLINPDTALMYSNDSIKKYAYDRILYFPDTECKTCKVEKPARSKHCAVCDQCILVNDHHCVWVNNCIGRGNFLYFYLFLFDNTLFMSYASMRLLEITLNFRRAGENVPRDVMTLDILCGCFLFICGTFSYMQLLIVKDGMTTNEKDKWYTIQCLMEDKKLVKSSDNNWYISFVNDQGETEFYSTNAYDHKKYQLTEYKVIDNVEDIPNIYDKGSLWKNFKDFCE; from the coding sequence ATGGGGTTTGGTACATTTCTTGTAGTGTTGgttattttacaaatactTATACTATTTATATCaccattttttaaaaatacgCCATTCATatcaatttattacaaatatgCGTATGAGCCAGTAGTTCAagacaataaaaaatacaGATGGAAATTCCATATCGTTCCAATTTTCTATATTACtcttttcatttatttggTGATCAATTTCTATGCAAAGGTAGAACCGCTAATTCATGATAAACTAACATACTTTGAAAGATTCTTTTTCATACCAATATCAATCATTTCAACACCGTTCTTTGGTATCATAACGATGCTAATCAATCCTGACACTGCATTAATGTATTCAAACGattctattaaaaaatacGCATATGATagaattttatattttccaGATACCGAGTGCAAGACATGCAAAGTTGAAAAGCCAGCCAGATCAAAGCATTGTGCTGTCTGCGATCAATGTATACTAGTAAATGACCACCATTGTGTATGGGTAAACAACTGTATCGGCAGAGGAAATttcttgtatttttatctatttCTATTTGATAATACATTATTCATGAGTTACGCATCAATGAGATTACTTGAGATTACGCTCAATTTCAGAAGGGCTGGTGAAAACGTACCAAGAGATGTCATGACTTTAGATATTCTCTGTGGCTGCTTTCTATTTATATGCGGTACTTTTAGCTATATGCAATTGTTGATCGTTAAGGATGGTATGACtacaaatgaaaaagataaGTGGTACACTATTCAATGTCTGATGGAAGATAAGAAATTAGTAAAATCCTCAGATAATAATTGGTACATTTCCTTTGTGAATGATCAAGGAGAAACCGAATTTTATAGTACTAACGCCTACGACCATaagaaatatcaattaaCCGAATACAAAGTCATAGATAATGTCGAAGATATCCCAAATATATACGACAAGGGCTCTTTGTGGAAGAACTTCAAAGACTTTTGTGAGTAA
- the CHA4 gene encoding Cha4p (similar to Saccharomyces cerevisiae CHA4 (YLR098C); ancestral locus Anc_8.283) has protein sequence MKNPCSSCEKLGIKCEVVQKDLRRNRHTVAYVSALETHIGRLESALKLIKDTKDLDAREKILNSLEIEDVAGSYLESPMLGSSIPTQKEDDSRSLPLPRIPLSSMPLLNDKPTRPSESSPETIVRIETPNVKIKSSVGSSSIYPSNSLSISKNVKSTTEESYFQVKLKNLARSPLILRSLSLFFKWLYPSHFMFIHRETFLSAFFGDTSTKSYYCSEELVFAIAALGAVLSDKSSDLYESADSYYERSKTIVLKKLFQLGDNSLPESTSSSKLAIIQTLLCLAFYDIGNGDNPTAWYLSGLAFRMVYEIGLHLDPKAWSNVYEDELSKIDFEVRSRIYWGCYIADHLIAILFGRSTSLRLSNSTVPETDELPEIESGIEDYVFNPKVILSPANPLKKLIVLSRLTEVFARKIFTQTDEMVDRQEYLSRFNSEATNWRKDVPKEFRWSKYTLINMKEFNPTTAYVWYHFYIILISYNKPFLEETKESRHLIEEYIEELYLLLRLWEKNYHTFERCNLYMVYSTILSIQCMKTEFIKKDYMSYFLQFLESSTLHYDLGKKFVDNEKTTETADLFGTLSHGNDFALEYNFDFTLLNEIDNLIGGNDNLLH, from the coding sequence ATGAAGAATCCATGCTCTTCTTGTGAGAAGCTTGGTATTAAGTGCGAAGTTGTGCAAAAAGACTTAAGGAGAAATAGACATACTGTGGCTTACGTGTCTGCTCTGGAAACCCATATAGGAAGGTTAGAAAGTGCATTAAAGCTAATCAAGGATACAAAGGACTTAGATGCCagggaaaaaatattaaactctttagaaattgaagatgtAGCAGGCTCATACTTGGAAAGCCCTATGTTGGGTAGTAGCATACCAACCCAGAAGGAAGATGACTCTAGATCTTTGCCGTTACCGCGAATTCCTCTTTCTTCTATgccattattaaatgataaaccAACTAGACCATCAGAAAGTTCCCCTGAAACGATTGTGCGCATTGAGACACCTaatgtaaaaataaaatcatcaGTAGGGTCAAGTAGTATTTATCCTTCTAATTCCTTATCTATTAGTAAGAATGTTAAGAGCACAACTGAAGAATCTTATTTTCAagtaaaattgaaaaatttagcTAGAAGTCCATTAATTCTACGCTCtctttcattattttttaaatggcTATATCCTAGTCATTTTATGTTTATACACAGAGAAACATTTTTAAGTGCCTTCTTTGGTGATACTTCAACAAAATCGTATTATTGTTCAGAAGAACTAGTATTTGCTATTGCAGCTTTGGGTGCAGTACTTAGTGATAAATCAAGCGATTTATACGAATCAGCAGATTCTTATTATGAAAGATCAAAAACAATtgttttgaagaaattatttcaacTTGGTGATAATTCTTTACCAGAGTCGACTTCCTCATCAAAATTAGCTATCATTCAAACTTTGCTTTGTTTGGCATTTTATGATATAGGCAACGGTGATAATCCAACCGCATGGTATTTATCAGGTTTAGCATTTAGAATGGTATATGAAATTGGCTTACATTTAGATCCAAAAGCATGGAGTAATGTCTATGAAGACGAATTATCTAAGATTGATTTTGAAGTAAGAAGCAGGATTTATTGGGGATGCTATATAGCAGATCATTTGATTGCAATTCTATTTGGTAGATCAACTTCACTACGTTTATCGAATTCTACAGTACCAGAGACTGATGAACTTCCAGAGATTGAGTCGGGCATTGAAGATTATGTCTTTAATCCCAAGGTTATTCTGTCACCTGCAAatcctttaaaaaaattgattgtTTTATCAAGATTAACTGAAGTTTTTGCTAGGAAAATCTTCACTCAAACAGATGAAATGGTGGATAGACAAGAATATCTATCAAGGTTTAACTCAGAAGCTACAAATTGGAGAAAAGATGTCCCAAAAGAGTTCCGTTGGTCAAAATATACATTAATTAACATGAAAGAATTCAATCCAACTACTGCATATGTCTGGTATCATTTTTACATCATCTTGATATCATATAATAAACCATTTTTAGAAGAAACTAAAGAAAGTAGACATCTAATTGAGgaatatattgaagaattgtATCTATTATTAAGATTATGGGAGAAAAACTATCATACATTTGAAAGATGTAATTTATATATGGTTTattcaacaattttatCCATTCAATGTATGAAAACGGAGttcataaaaaaagattatatGTCATATTTTCTACAATTTCTGGAAAGCTCTACACTTCATTATGATTTAGGCAAGAAATTTGTTGATAATGAGAAGACCACCGAAACTGCAGATTTATTTGGTACATTATCACATGGTAATGATTTTGCACtagaatataattttgattttacattattaaatgaaattgataatttaattggaGGTAATGACAATCTCTTACATTAG
- the TBLA0D04060 gene encoding uncharacterized protein (similar to Saccharomyces cerevisiae YDR124W; ancestral locus Anc_8.282) gives MNNLNHVLETLSEQGYQFAFFLKKQKVSTSNTKTSSQIYKPPDNFFSHIFISSPLEQTFPVPIQNLVNNDEKNVTKFRRLPKNQIQNFKHLSLNLNNKRELQSYIYNGLKLLRQVPCKTISKIWIKIIEPKKKTKFPYIKGNSTKPEWWPSDVEHREPDHLQKPDRLKLMVSILVDVLPMLQDEDILDELIRTTHALSIFKRDKAKNHVLNSMFDICRTLCNRYNKNYSCEPDTIEVIEINQLQKKPEPLQSLSAPYVKEHTLDTQSNILPIASSSTNPIKRNVNFNLQSRRQKIGSPLRHQLIVSPLVASNKKFSPLKSALIIKTPINEETGLMNQEIPTTIAQIITTEYQSPKDTKSTHSDETITVPTPMLVDLLLETDPVINGYFETLGPLTLSTIIDDQSNNQNCLPDINTDMFS, from the coding sequence atgaataacTTGAACCACGTATTAGAAACATTAAGTGAGCAAGGATATCAATTTGCTTTCTTTctaaaaaagcaaaaggTTTCAACTAGTAACACTAAAACTAGCTCCCAAATTTATAAGCCTcctgataattttttttctcataTATTTATCAGCTCACCTTTAGAGCAAACTTTTCCAGTTCCCATTCAGAATCTagttaataatgatgaaaaaaacgTAACAAAATTTAGGAGATTGCccaaaaatcaaattcaaaattttaagCATCTCAgtctaaatttaaataacaaAAGAGAACTACAGTCTTATATATACAACggtttaaaattattaagacAAGTCCCATGTAAAAcgatttcaaaaatttggattaaaattattgaaccAAAGAAGAAAACCAAATTTCCATACATCAAAGGAAATAGCACTAAGCCTGAATGGTGGCCAAGTGACGTAGAGCATAGGGAACCTGATCATTTACAAAAGCCAGATCGGTTGAAGTTAATGGTTTCAATACTAGTCGATGTATTACCAATGTTACAGGACGAAGATATTTTAGATGAACTAATTAGAACAACACACGctctttcaatttttaagaGAGATAAAGCCAAGAATCATGTTCTTAATAGTATGTTTGATATATGTAGAACACTTTGCAAcagatataataaaaattattcttgCGAGCCTGATACCATCGAAGTAATCGAAATAAATCAACTTCAAAAGAAGCCTGAGCCACTACAATCATTATCAGCACCTTATGTAAAAGAGCATACGCTAGATACTCAGTCTAATATACTTCCAATAGCTTCATCGAGTACAAATCCCATTAAGAGAAAtgtcaatttcaatttacaAAGTAGAAGACAGAAGATAGGTTCGCCGCTTAGACACCAATTAATTGTCTCACCATTAGTTGcctcaaataaaaaattttcccCACTAAAGAGTGCCTTAATAATCAAGACTCCAATCAATGAAGAAACAGGACTAATGAATCAAGAAATTCCAACCACCATTGCTCAAATTATAACCACAGAATATCAGTCACCTAAAGATACTAAAAGTACACATTCAGATGAAACTATCACGGTACCGACGCCGATGTTGGTAGATTTGTTACTGGAAACAGATCCTGTAATAAATGGCTATTTCGAAACTCTAGGCCCTTTAACTCTTTCGACCATAATTGATGATCAAAGTAACAATCAGAATTGCTTGCCGGACATCAATACAGATATGTTTTCATAA
- the PCL6 gene encoding Pcl6p (similar to Saccharomyces cerevisiae PCL6 (YER059W) and PCL7 (YIL050W); ancestral locus Anc_7.240), producing MATTNSIDLSLWAHHNKKKKHSSDNQSRNTSTNNSDCLIPNILHNTNQLVDDTNNNNVDCDNHNSSTNQDSMELRNLTPRMPSAASVSDTTTISTDTTSSEPISTESYNHQKPKPQRTSSVTFQYEDEDATQMDSDDTDDAGYTDRSNVHLTLITTGSRESSQAENSPLNGARNTDNKGAKNSIIAGTNNDEGENEDEDEDEDEIEDEDEDDNKDSTLSTITTTTGTNMNYVSRIITRDLVVDEDDTDNSVDRMTSVSSDDSSASVLITSNYTEAPGDQNLLIRSNQTPPEDLQTPTESTITTTKKGIAFIHPKSKCNSNLQYETLSSSANTNPHTVTDNALETNSSRNTTVTPQTNLHTDLTPHHSPTRLDSYSVPPSSLNIAEFPTTKLLEMLTALLNKIIKSNDCLAGIQPDALTNVNTPPQNLTTNNGEVPNYLSSILSFRGKHIPQITLFQYFQRIQKYCPISNDVFLSLLVYFDRISKRCNTISSNDVETTNNENNDKFNDFTHSPNNNNNNNNNNNTVNYHRNPNNDNKSSNSPQDEHLHENFKNINSQNNSPAARIPSDSNALSPNSQVFVMDSYNIHRLIIAGVTVATKFFSDYFYSNARYAKVGGITLQELNHLELQFLLLCDFKLLISVNELQRYADLLYRFWKNTSNST from the coding sequence ATGGCAACAACAAACTCAATAGATTTATCCCTTTGGGCACAccataataaaaagaaaaaacacTCATCGGACAACCAAAGTCGTAATACttcaacaaataattctgaTTGTTTAATCCCAAATATTTTGCATAATACAAATCAACTGGTGGACgataccaataataataacgtTGATTGCGATAACCATAATAGTTCTACAAATCAAGATTCAATGGAGTTAAGAAACCTTACCCCTAGAATGCCCTCTGCTGCATCTGTATCAGATACAACTACAATATCAACAGATACGACATCAAGCGAGCCAATAAGTACAGAATCATATAACCATCAAAAACCCAAACCTCAAAGAACTTCATCTGTAACTTTCCaatatgaagatgaagatgctACACAAATGGATTCAGATGATACAGATGATGCAGGCTATACAGATAGATCAAACGTTCATCTAACTTTAATTACTACAGGCTCAAGAGAGAGCTCTCAAGCTGAGAATTCCCCATTAAATGGTGCAAGAAATACAGACAATAAGGGTGccaaaaattcaataattgctggtacaaataatgatgaaggTGAGAACGAAGATGAAGacgaagatgaagatgagatcgaagatgaagatgaagatgataataaagatagTACACTTTCAACAATAACGACGACAACAGGCACAAACATGAATTACGTATCGCGAATTATAACGAGAGATTTAGTAgtagatgaagatgatactGACAATAGTGTTGATCGAATGACCTCTGTATCAAGTGATGATTCATCAGCTTCTGTCTTAATTACAAGTAATTATACTGAGGCACCAGGTGATcagaatttattaatacgATCAAATCAAACACCACCTGAAGATTTACAGACTCCCACAGAATCAACTATTACAACCACGAAAAAAGGAATTGCCTTTATTCATCCAAAATCAAAATGCAATTCAAACTTACAATATGAAACATTAAGTTCTTCAGCCAATACAAATCCTCATACCGTAACCGATAACGCACTAGAAACTAATTCTTCTCGAAACACAACAGTAACCCCTCAAACAAATTTACATACTGATTTAACTCCACACCATTCACCCACTCGATTAGATAGTTATTCAGTTCCTCCAAGCTCATTGAATATTGCTGAATTTCCAACtactaaattattagaaatgtTAACTGccttattaaataaaattatcaaatcaAATGATTGCTTAGCTGGCATACAGCCTGATGCATTAACAAATGTTAATACACCCCCTCAAAATTTAACTACTAACAATGGTGAAGTACCGAATTATTTAAGTTCCATCTTAAGTTTTCGCGGTAAGCATATTCCACAAATTActttatttcaatattttcaaagaattCAGAAATATTGTCCAATTTCAAACGatgtatttttatcattgtTAGTTTATTTTGATAGAATTTCTAAAAGATGTAATACTATTTCTAGCAACGATGTTGAAacaacaaataatgaaaataatgacaaATTTAATGACTTCACTCATtcaccaaataataataataataataataataataataatacagtTAACTATCATCGCAATCCCAATAATGAcaataaatcttcaaaCTCACCACAAGATGAACATCTacatgaaaattttaaaaacatcAACTCACAAAATAATTCCCCTGCCGCTCGAATCCCCTCTGATTCAAATGCCTTATCACCCAATTCTCAAGTATTCGTAATGGACTCCTATAATATTCATAGACTTATCATTGCAGGTGTAACCGTAGCTACTAAATTTTTTAGCGATTACTTTTATAGCAATGCAAGGTATGCAAAAGTCGGAGGTATAACATTGCAAGAACTGAATCACTTGGAATTGCAATTTCTACTATTGTGTGATTTCAAACTATTAATATCTGTTAATGAATTACAAAGATATGCAGATTTGTTATATagattttggaaaaatacATCAAATTCAACATAG
- the PET117 gene encoding Pet117p (similar to Saccharomyces cerevisiae PET117 (YER058W); ancestral locus Anc_7.239), translating to MSRASKITFGLSCLFTITTVGAVHFIQGLEQETLHQGPIKDAKRLAEKEKEKQEKELASTGSPKKPLMNAVPLSKRQTNAQEYQMQQDLTRQYTELQPLSGEVVTKDGEVIERSSPST from the coding sequence ATGTCAAGAGCAAGTAAAATCACTTTCGGACTATCATGTCTCTTTACAATAACCACAGTAGGCGCTGTCCACTTCATTCAAGGATTAGAACAAGAAACTTTGCATCAGGGTCCGATTAAAGATGCCAAGAGATTAGCTGAAAAAGAGAAGGAAAAGCAAGAAAAAGAGTTGGCATCAACAGGCTCCCCAAAGAAACCCCTTATGAATGCTGTGCCGCTTTCTAAAAGACAGACAAACGCGCAAGAATACCAAATGCAACAAGATTTGACACGACAATATACTGAACTACAGCCGCTTTCTGGAGAAGTAGTTACAAAAGATGGAGAAGTTATAGAGAGGTCTTCACCGTCTACTTAG
- the HMF1 gene encoding putative isoleucine biosynthesis protein HMF1 (similar to Saccharomyces cerevisiae HMF1 (YER057C) and MMF1 (YIL051C); ancestral locus Anc_7.238), which yields MFVRSSARSVSCVAPISKRFLSSGLTPVATKNAPPAAASYSQALKVNTQFNELLYVSGQIPFTPDNKPVEGSISDKAEQVFQNVENILKSGNSSLNEVVKVNVFLKDIDNFAEFNKVYAKYFTVHKPARSCVAVAALPLNVDLEMEVIAAVKKEN from the coding sequence ATGTTTGTAAGATCCTCCGCCAGATCAGTCAGCTGCGTTGCCCCAATTAGTAAAAGATTCTTGTCCAGTGGGCTAACTCCAGTAGCAACTAAAAATGCTCCACCAGCAGCTGCATCTTACTCTCAAGCTTTGAAAGTCAACACTCAATTCAACGAATTATTGTATGTTTCTGGCCAAATTCCATTCACACCAGACAACAAGCCAGTGGAAGGTAGTATTTCTGATAAAGCTGAACAAGTCTTTCAAAATGTCgagaatattttgaagaGCGGCAATTCTTCCTTAAACGAAGTCGTTAAAGTCAACGTTTTTTTGAAGGACATCGACAATTTTGCTGAATTCAACAAAGTTTATGCTAAATACTTTACCGTCCACAAACCTGCAAGATCGTGTGTCGCTGTTGCTGCTTTGCCATTGAATGTTGATTTGGAAATGGAAGTTATTGCTGCTGTCAAGAAAGAAAACTAA